The following coding sequences are from one Papaver somniferum cultivar HN1 unplaced genomic scaffold, ASM357369v1 unplaced-scaffold_55, whole genome shotgun sequence window:
- the LOC113343155 gene encoding uncharacterized protein LOC113343155 — MSDLSKLNFMALDINGKNYLSWILDAKVHLSAASLGNTFVLGNNESSEDRSKALIFICHHLDEALKSRYFTVKNPYTLWIELKDRFDHQKTVILPRARYEWMHIRLQYFKSVSAYNSTLFQIVSRLKLCGETMKDSDLPEKTYSTFHASNILLQQQYRERNFTKYSELISCLLVAEQNNELLLRNHQNRPTGSAPAPEVNDTVSESRGKKHGHWLGPKHFNYKKKGGHYSHHHKGKKNNIFPKPKGKNSENYSKKHNESICRRCGSLGHWEKVSRMPNHLVDLYKAFIQAKGNNAETNFAKYEVPIDLAYLDLNDHMVEENNNKFDDIESFFNDV, encoded by the coding sequence ATGTCAGATCTCTCCAAATTGAACTTTATGGCCCTAGACATTAATGGAAAGAACTATTTATCCTGGATTTTGGATGCTAAAGTGCACCTTAGTGCCGCGTCTTTGGGAAACACATTTGTCCTTGGCAACAATGAATCCTCTGAGGATCGCTCAAAGGCCTTGATTTTTATTTGTCATCACCTTGACGAGGCTTTGAAGTCCCGATATTTTACGGTGAAAAACCCGTACACTTTGTGGATAGAACTCAAAGATCGCTTCGATCATCAGAAAACTGTAATTCTCCCTCGTGCAAGGTATGAGTGGATGCACATTCGTTTACAATATTTCAAGAGTGTAAGTGCATACAATTCAACACTTTTTCAAATCGTTTCTCGTCTAAAGTTATGTGGAGAAACTATGAAGGACTCTGACCTTCCGGAAAAAACATATTCCACTTTTCATGCATCAAATATATTGCTTCAACAGCAGTATCGAGAGAGAAACTTCACAAAGTATTCTGAGCTTATTTCTTGCCTATTAGTTGCTGAACAAAACAACGAATTATTGTTAAGGAATCATCAAAATCGTCCTACTGGCTCAGCACCTGCTCCTGAAGTGAATGACACTGTTTCTGAAAGTCGTGGGAAAAAGCATGGACATTGGTTAGGTCCTAAACACTTCAATTACAAGAAGAAGGGTGGTCATTACTCTCATCATCATAaggggaagaaaaataatatattCCCTAAACCAAAAGGCAAAAACTCTGAAAACTATTCAAAAAAGCACAATGAATCAATATGTCGTCGTTGTGGTTCGTTGGGGCATTGGGAAAAGGTTTCTCGTATGCCTAATCACCTTGTTGATCTTTACAAGGCTTTCATTCAAGCAAAAGGGAATAATGCTGAAACAAACTTTGCCAAGTATGAAGTACCAATAGATCTTGCCTATCTTGATCTGAATGACCATATGGTTGAAGAAAATAACAATAAGTTTGACGACATCGAATCATTTTTTAATGATGTTTGA